One region of Thermus filiformis genomic DNA includes:
- a CDS encoding IS630 family transposase (programmed frameshift), protein MAAPLRIQLTPEEDRLLLELSLNPHVHKKTRLWAMMVRLAGEGWAAPQIARHFHKDRTTVYHVLKRFLRSGPKGLVYRKPPGAPRKFTPEIAAFVRERLAEDRVWTAPQLAQAIAERFGGCLAPKVISRHLRAMGYVWKRTRYVPVGKPSAEEVQAFIEEEEEAKKGAREGVMEVGYLDESGFSLALPPTYAWCRRGEAKAVPRAWGSLGRVNVVGHLVRGKEGERLYFAVLEGPVRSEGVRAYLDRVSEALTKPLKVFMDNAPFHRSKEVEARKGAWRERGLAVGYLPRYSPHRNPMENVWRRVKGFLMPRRHYESLEELKEAVVQALRALGGVELKILGEST, encoded by the exons ATGGCAGCCCCTCTTCGGATTCAGCTGACCCCGGAGGAGGACCGGCTTCTGCTGGAGCTCTCCCTGAACCCGCATGTCCACAAGAAGACCCGCCTTTGGGCCATGATGGTCCGCCTGGCGGGCGAAGGCTGGGCCGCCCCCCAGATCGCCCGGCACTTCCACAAGGACCGCACCACCGTCTATCACGTTCTAAAGCGCTTCCTAAGGTCCGGCCCAAAGGGCCTCGTCTACCGGAAACCCCCGGGAGCACCCAGGAAATTCACCCCGGAGATAGCGGCCTTTGTGCGGGAGAGGCTGGCCGAGGACCGGGTCTGGACCGCCCCTCAGCTGGCGCAGGCCATAGCGGAGCGGTTTGGGGGCTGCCTGGCCCCCAAGGTCATCTCCCGGCACCTCAGGGCCATGGGGTACGTCTGGAAGCGGACGCGGTACGTGCCCGTAGGGAAGCCCAGCGCGGAGGAGGTTCAGGCCTTTATAGAGGAGGAAGAGGAAGCCA AAAAGGGGGCGCGGGAAGGGGTGATGGAGGTGGGGTACTTGGATGAGAGCGGGTTTTCCCTGGCCCTTCCCCCCACCTATGCCTGGTGTCGGAGAGGGGAGGCAAAGGCGGTGCCCCGGGCCTGGGGTTCTTTGGGTCGGGTGAACGTGGTGGGGCATCTGGTGCGGGGGAAGGAGGGGGAGCGGCTGTACTTTGCCGTTTTGGAGGGGCCGGTGCGGTCGGAGGGGGTGCGGGCCTATTTGGACAGGGTCTCTGAGGCTCTGACCAAGCCTCTGAAGGTATTCATGGACAACGCACCGTTCCACCGGTCCAAGGAGGTGGAGGCCAGGAAGGGGGCGTGGCGGGAGAGGGGGCTTGCGGTGGGGTACCTGCCCCGGTACAGCCCCCATCGGAACCCCATGGAGAACGTCTGGCGGCGGGTGAAGGGGTTTCTGATGCCCCGGCGGCACTACGAGAGCCTTGAGGAGCTCAAGGAGGCGGTGGTCCAGGCCCTCAGGGCCCTAGGGGGTGTGGAGTTGAAAATCTTGGGGGAGAGCACTTAG